In a genomic window of Physeter macrocephalus isolate SW-GA chromosome 14, ASM283717v5, whole genome shotgun sequence:
- the MICALL2 gene encoding MICAL-like protein 2 isoform X2 yields the protein MAAITALQQWCRQQCEGYRDVSITNMTTSFRDGLAFCAILHRHRPDLINFDALRKENIYENNKLAFRVAEEQLGIPALLDAEDMVALKVPDRLSILTYVSQYYNYFHGRSPIGGMAGVKRPLSDASEEPSGKKAPSQPARPSPTPARGQPLSPVSTNPTVQQKAGQAAVGSGSSTCGVCGQHVHLVQRHLADGRLYHRSCFRCKQRSDTLHSGAYTATAEPGVFVCSGHHPGTASAGPTLPGLTPRWPGALSVDSPKKAQEASGQRDAGPKARPPAWEPAVGSPTAKGSPPAAADPPATTCPHVHAGSPAGARLSVGPVGGKASTHVTNSSPTGWSSPAGSPRSAVTLSARDSRPATPQGRVTPRGAAPQTKLSSRPASPVPASAPAWTPSSCRTQQARERFFQTPGAAPRPGPAGGAPAAADAPSRAGSREQALSFLRKALPELGAAGAQAPGRGPKSELQVWAGPLRPQARGGSPSASSSSWGRPRPSTLSPLSSRPPLCASVLSFSRLFSVSGPPQSRMTSSQLDFTGQEPASTPSPATGPAPGSHAGSEGPAASPSAKRFPSASLQALSPAARTAPPRAGRRGSAAPSGAVGAGAGSRPEPQAPRAEASSASPQEGQEDGPAGWRARLKPVEKKSPAERALEPKEPQVLGEPRAGDAPWKVSGRSEGGVCITLTPVRVDRTPGPAGASLLAASPSPSQSRHRKLVVPASLDVSGNWLQLEPSGKEAPAWSRRKEEKAPPQGEPGRPSGPAGIPVPPGEAVRSPGRLHPDHVPQEEIQQQVQDIERQLDALELRGVELEKRLRAAEEDASEDALMVDWFRLIHEKQLLLRLESELMYKARDQRLEEQQLDIEGELRRLMAKPEGLKSPQDRQREQDLLNQYVNTVNDRSDIIDFLDEDRLREQEEDEMLQNMIRKLDLQRGGGDQRKKPRFRLSSLWPVKTKSRNPE from the exons AAACTTCGATGCCCTCAGGAAGGAAAACATTTACGAGAACAACAAACTG GCCTTCCGTGTGGCTGAGGAGCAGCTGGGCATCCCGGCCTTGCTGGACGCCGAGGACATGGTGGCCCTGAAGGTGCCCGACCGGCTGAGCATCCTGACCTACGTGTCCCAGTACTACAACTACTTCCACGGGCGCTCCCCCA TTGGGGGCATGGCCGGTGTGAAGAGGCCCCTGTCGGACGCCAGTGAGGAACCGTCTGGAAAGAAGGCCCCGTCCCAACCTGCCAGACCCTCGCCCACCCCAGCCCGGGGGCAGCCGCTGTCTCCGGTCAGCACAAACCCCACCGTCCAGCAGAAGGCT GGCCAGGCTGCGGTCGGCTCTGGCAGCAGCACCTGTGGCGTCTGCGGGCAGCACGTGCACCTCGTGCAGCGGCACTTGGCAGATGGGAGGCTGTACCACCGGAGCTGCTTCAG GTGTAAGCAGCGCTCCGACACGCTGCACTCGGGGGCCTACACGGCCACAGCAGAGCCCGGCGTCTTCGTCTGCTCCGGCCACCACCCTGGAACCGCCTCTGCTGGCCCCACGTTGCCGGGCTTGACCCCCAGGTGGCCTGGAGCCCTGTCCGTGGACTCCCCGAAGAAGGCCCAGGAGGCGAGTGGGCAGAGAGACGCAGGGCCAAAGGCCAGGCCACCCGCGTGGGAGCCCGCGGTGGGCAGCCCGACTGCCAAAGGTTCCCCTCCGGCCGCAGCTGACCCTCCGGCCACCACCTGCCCCCACGTCCACGCGGGGAGCCCAGCCGGGGCCAGGCTCTCGGTGGGCCCCGTGGGTGGCAAGGCCAGCACCCACGTGACCAACAGCTCTCCGACGGGGTGGTCGTCGCCGGCAGGCAGCCCTCGTTCCGCCGTGACCCTGAGTGCCCGGGACTCTCGCCCGGCCACACCACAAGGCCGGGTAACCCCCCGAGGGGCGGCCCCTCAGACCAAGCTCAGCTCAAGGCCAGCGTCTCCGGTCCCAGCGAGCGCCCCGGCCTGGACCCCATCGTCCTGCAGGACGCAGCAGGCCCGGGAGAGGTTCTTCCAGACGCCTGGAGCCGCCCCCCGCCCTGGCCCGGCTGGCGGGGCCCCAGCTGCCGCAGACGCTCCTTCCAGGGCGGGCAGCAGGGAGCAGGCGCTGAGCTTCCTCCGGAAGGCCCTCCCCGAGCTGGGGGCGGCTGGCGCTCAGGCGCCCGGCAG AGGCCCAAAGTCGGAACTCCAGGTTTGGGCAGGGCCGCTCCGTCCGCAGGCTCGCGGGGGCTCCCcttctgcctcttccagctcctgggggcGCCCGCGGCCCTCGACTCTGTCTCCTCTGTCTTCACGGCCTCCTCTCTGTGCGTCTGTCCTCTCCTTTTCGCGCTTGTTTTCGGTGTCGGGGCCCCCCCAGTCCAGGATGACCTCGTCCCAACTTGATTTTACCGGCCAGGAGCCTGCTTCCAC GCCCTCCCCCGCCACCGGCCCTGCTCCTGGTTCCCACGCCGGATCCGAAGGGCCAGCAGCAAGTCCGTCAGCCAAGCGGTTCCCGTCGGCGTCTCTGCAGGCCCTCAGCCCCGCTGCGAGGACCGCGCCGCCCCGGGCGGGCAGGAGAGGCTCGGCTGCACCCTCAGGGGCCGTTGGGGCGGGCGCCGGCTCCAGGCCGGAGCCGCAGGCCCCGCGGGCCGAGG cctcgaGTGCCAGCCCCCAGGAGGGCCAGGAGGACGGGCCGGCGGGATGGAGGGCCCGCCTGAAGCCCGTGGAGAAGAAAAGCCCCGCTgagag GGCTCTGGAGCCGAAGGAGCCTCAGGTCCTGGGAGAGCCGAGGGCGGGTGATGCACCCTGGAAGGTGTCTGGGCGCTCCGAGGGGGGTGTCTGCATCACCCTGACCCCTGTGCGAGTGGACAGGACACCAGGCCCGGCTGGGGCCAGCCTCCTAG CTGCATCTCCCTCCCCGTCCCAGTCCCGCCACAGGAAGCTGGTGGTCCCTGCCAGCCTGGACGTTTCTGGCAACTGGCTTCAGCTGGAGCCCTCGGGGAAGGAAGCCCCTGCCTGGAGccggaggaaggaggagaaagcccCTCCCCAGGGCGAACCAG GGAGGCCCTCGGGCCCGGCCGGCATCCCTGTTCCGCCTGGCGAGGCAGTGCGCTCCCCGGGCAGG CTGCACCCTGACCACGTGCCCCAGGAGGAGATCCAGCAGCAGGTGCAGGACATCGAGAGGCAGCTGGACGCCCTGGAGCTCCGGGGTGTGGAGCTGGAGAAGCGCCTGCGTGCGGCCGAGGAGG ACGCCTCGGAGGACGCCCTCATGGTGGACTGGTTCCGGCTCATCCACGAGAAGCAGCTGCTGCTGAGGCTGGAGTCCGAGCTGATGTACAA GGCCAGGGACCAGCGCCTGGAGGAACAGCAGCTGGACATCGAGGGGGAGCTGCGCCGGCTGATGGCCAAGCCGG AGGGTCTGAAGTCCCCCCAGGACCGGCAGCGAGAGCAGGACCTGCTGAACCAGTATGTGAACACCGTCAACGACCGCAGTGACATCATCGACTTCCTGGATGAGGACCGGCTCAG ggagcaggaggaggacgAGATGCTGCAGAACATGATCCGGAAGCTGG ACCTGCAGAGGGGTGGTGGGGACCAGAGGAAGAAGCCCAGGTTCCGCTTGTCCAGCCTCTGGCCCGTGAAGACTAAAAGCAGGAACCCCGAGTAG
- the MICALL2 gene encoding MICAL-like protein 2 isoform X3 has protein sequence MAAITALQQWCRQQCEGYRDVSITNMTTSFRDGLAFCAILHRHRPDLINFDALRKENIYENNKLAFRVAEEQLGIPALLDAEDMVALKVPDRLSILTYVSQYYNYFHGRSPIGGMAGVKRPLSDASEEPSGKKAPSQPARPSPTPARGQPLSPVSTNPTVQQKAGQAAVGSGSSTCGVCGQHVHLVQRHLADGRLYHRSCFRCKQRSDTLHSGAYTATAEPGVFVCSGHHPGTASAGPTLPGLTPRWPGALSVDSPKKAQEASGQRDAGPKARPPAWEPAVGSPTAKGSPPAAADPPATTCPHVHAGSPAGARLSVGPVGGKASTHVTNSSPTGWSSPAGSPRSAVTLSARDSRPATPQGRVTPRGAAPQTKLSSRPASPVPASAPAWTPSSCRTQQARERFFQTPGAAPRPGPAGGAPAAADAPSRAGSREQALSFLRKALPELGAAGAQAPGRPSPATGPAPGSHAGSEGPAASPSAKRFPSASLQALSPAARTAPPRAGRRGSAAPSGAVGAGAGSRPEPQAPRAEAASSASPQEGQEDGPAGWRARLKPVEKKSPAERALEPKEPQVLGEPRAGDAPWKVSGRSEGGVCITLTPVRVDRTPGPAGASLLAASPSPSQSRHRKLVVPASLDVSGNWLQLEPSGKEAPAWSRRKEEKAPPQGEPGRPSGPAGIPVPPGEAVRSPGRLHPDHVPQEEIQQQVQDIERQLDALELRGVELEKRLRAAEEDASEDALMVDWFRLIHEKQLLLRLESELMYKARDQRLEEQQLDIEGELRRLMAKPEGLKSPQDRQREQDLLNQYVNTVNDRSDIIDFLDEDRLREQEEDEMLQNMIRKLGDCVAREVGAALGPGGVGPPVGVGAGTHVAGSP, from the exons AAACTTCGATGCCCTCAGGAAGGAAAACATTTACGAGAACAACAAACTG GCCTTCCGTGTGGCTGAGGAGCAGCTGGGCATCCCGGCCTTGCTGGACGCCGAGGACATGGTGGCCCTGAAGGTGCCCGACCGGCTGAGCATCCTGACCTACGTGTCCCAGTACTACAACTACTTCCACGGGCGCTCCCCCA TTGGGGGCATGGCCGGTGTGAAGAGGCCCCTGTCGGACGCCAGTGAGGAACCGTCTGGAAAGAAGGCCCCGTCCCAACCTGCCAGACCCTCGCCCACCCCAGCCCGGGGGCAGCCGCTGTCTCCGGTCAGCACAAACCCCACCGTCCAGCAGAAGGCT GGCCAGGCTGCGGTCGGCTCTGGCAGCAGCACCTGTGGCGTCTGCGGGCAGCACGTGCACCTCGTGCAGCGGCACTTGGCAGATGGGAGGCTGTACCACCGGAGCTGCTTCAG GTGTAAGCAGCGCTCCGACACGCTGCACTCGGGGGCCTACACGGCCACAGCAGAGCCCGGCGTCTTCGTCTGCTCCGGCCACCACCCTGGAACCGCCTCTGCTGGCCCCACGTTGCCGGGCTTGACCCCCAGGTGGCCTGGAGCCCTGTCCGTGGACTCCCCGAAGAAGGCCCAGGAGGCGAGTGGGCAGAGAGACGCAGGGCCAAAGGCCAGGCCACCCGCGTGGGAGCCCGCGGTGGGCAGCCCGACTGCCAAAGGTTCCCCTCCGGCCGCAGCTGACCCTCCGGCCACCACCTGCCCCCACGTCCACGCGGGGAGCCCAGCCGGGGCCAGGCTCTCGGTGGGCCCCGTGGGTGGCAAGGCCAGCACCCACGTGACCAACAGCTCTCCGACGGGGTGGTCGTCGCCGGCAGGCAGCCCTCGTTCCGCCGTGACCCTGAGTGCCCGGGACTCTCGCCCGGCCACACCACAAGGCCGGGTAACCCCCCGAGGGGCGGCCCCTCAGACCAAGCTCAGCTCAAGGCCAGCGTCTCCGGTCCCAGCGAGCGCCCCGGCCTGGACCCCATCGTCCTGCAGGACGCAGCAGGCCCGGGAGAGGTTCTTCCAGACGCCTGGAGCCGCCCCCCGCCCTGGCCCGGCTGGCGGGGCCCCAGCTGCCGCAGACGCTCCTTCCAGGGCGGGCAGCAGGGAGCAGGCGCTGAGCTTCCTCCGGAAGGCCCTCCCCGAGCTGGGGGCGGCTGGCGCTCAGGCGCCCGGCAG GCCCTCCCCCGCCACCGGCCCTGCTCCTGGTTCCCACGCCGGATCCGAAGGGCCAGCAGCAAGTCCGTCAGCCAAGCGGTTCCCGTCGGCGTCTCTGCAGGCCCTCAGCCCCGCTGCGAGGACCGCGCCGCCCCGGGCGGGCAGGAGAGGCTCGGCTGCACCCTCAGGGGCCGTTGGGGCGGGCGCCGGCTCCAGGCCGGAGCCGCAGGCCCCGCGGGCCGAGG cagcctcgaGTGCCAGCCCCCAGGAGGGCCAGGAGGACGGGCCGGCGGGATGGAGGGCCCGCCTGAAGCCCGTGGAGAAGAAAAGCCCCGCTgagag GGCTCTGGAGCCGAAGGAGCCTCAGGTCCTGGGAGAGCCGAGGGCGGGTGATGCACCCTGGAAGGTGTCTGGGCGCTCCGAGGGGGGTGTCTGCATCACCCTGACCCCTGTGCGAGTGGACAGGACACCAGGCCCGGCTGGGGCCAGCCTCCTAG CTGCATCTCCCTCCCCGTCCCAGTCCCGCCACAGGAAGCTGGTGGTCCCTGCCAGCCTGGACGTTTCTGGCAACTGGCTTCAGCTGGAGCCCTCGGGGAAGGAAGCCCCTGCCTGGAGccggaggaaggaggagaaagcccCTCCCCAGGGCGAACCAG GGAGGCCCTCGGGCCCGGCCGGCATCCCTGTTCCGCCTGGCGAGGCAGTGCGCTCCCCGGGCAGG CTGCACCCTGACCACGTGCCCCAGGAGGAGATCCAGCAGCAGGTGCAGGACATCGAGAGGCAGCTGGACGCCCTGGAGCTCCGGGGTGTGGAGCTGGAGAAGCGCCTGCGTGCGGCCGAGGAGG ACGCCTCGGAGGACGCCCTCATGGTGGACTGGTTCCGGCTCATCCACGAGAAGCAGCTGCTGCTGAGGCTGGAGTCCGAGCTGATGTACAA GGCCAGGGACCAGCGCCTGGAGGAACAGCAGCTGGACATCGAGGGGGAGCTGCGCCGGCTGATGGCCAAGCCGG AGGGTCTGAAGTCCCCCCAGGACCGGCAGCGAGAGCAGGACCTGCTGAACCAGTATGTGAACACCGTCAACGACCGCAGTGACATCATCGACTTCCTGGATGAGGACCGGCTCAG ggagcaggaggaggacgAGATGCTGCAGAACATGATCCGGAAGCTGGGTGACTGCGTGGCGCGGGAGGTCGGGGCTGCGCTGGGCCCAGGGGGAGTTGGGCCTCCCGTAGGAGTGGGTGCTGGGACCCACGTGGCAGGCTCACCTTAA
- the MICALL2 gene encoding MICAL-like protein 2 isoform X4: protein MAAITALQQWCRQQCEGYRDVSITNMTTSFRDGLAFCAILHRHRPDLINFDALRKENIYENNKLAFRVAEEQLGIPALLDAEDMVALKVPDRLSILTYVSQYYNYFHGRSPIGGMAGVKRPLSDASEEPSGKKAPSQPARPSPTPARGQPLSPVSTNPTVQQKAGQAAVGSGSSTCGVCGQHVHLVQRHLADGRLYHRSCFRCKQRSDTLHSGAYTATAEPGVFVCSGHHPGTASAGPTLPGLTPRWPGALSVDSPKKAQEASGQRDAGPKARPPAWEPAVGSPTAKGSPPAAADPPATTCPHVHAGSPAGARLSVGPVGGKASTHVTNSSPTGWSSPAGSPRSAVTLSARDSRPATPQGRVTPRGAAPQTKLSSRPASPVPASAPAWTPSSCRTQQARERFFQTPGAAPRPGPAGGAPAAADAPSRAGSREQALSFLRKALPELGAAGAQAPGRPSPATGPAPGSHAGSEGPAASPSAKRFPSASLQALSPAARTAPPRAGRRGSAAPSGAVGAGAGSRPEPQAPRAEASSASPQEGQEDGPAGWRARLKPVEKKSPAERALEPKEPQVLGEPRAGDAPWKVSGRSEGGVCITLTPVRVDRTPGPAGASLLAASPSPSQSRHRKLVVPASLDVSGNWLQLEPSGKEAPAWSRRKEEKAPPQGEPGRPSGPAGIPVPPGEAVRSPGRLHPDHVPQEEIQQQVQDIERQLDALELRGVELEKRLRAAEEDASEDALMVDWFRLIHEKQLLLRLESELMYKARDQRLEEQQLDIEGELRRLMAKPEGLKSPQDRQREQDLLNQYVNTVNDRSDIIDFLDEDRLREQEEDEMLQNMIRKLDLQRGGGDQRKKPRFRLSSLWPVKTKSRNPE from the exons AAACTTCGATGCCCTCAGGAAGGAAAACATTTACGAGAACAACAAACTG GCCTTCCGTGTGGCTGAGGAGCAGCTGGGCATCCCGGCCTTGCTGGACGCCGAGGACATGGTGGCCCTGAAGGTGCCCGACCGGCTGAGCATCCTGACCTACGTGTCCCAGTACTACAACTACTTCCACGGGCGCTCCCCCA TTGGGGGCATGGCCGGTGTGAAGAGGCCCCTGTCGGACGCCAGTGAGGAACCGTCTGGAAAGAAGGCCCCGTCCCAACCTGCCAGACCCTCGCCCACCCCAGCCCGGGGGCAGCCGCTGTCTCCGGTCAGCACAAACCCCACCGTCCAGCAGAAGGCT GGCCAGGCTGCGGTCGGCTCTGGCAGCAGCACCTGTGGCGTCTGCGGGCAGCACGTGCACCTCGTGCAGCGGCACTTGGCAGATGGGAGGCTGTACCACCGGAGCTGCTTCAG GTGTAAGCAGCGCTCCGACACGCTGCACTCGGGGGCCTACACGGCCACAGCAGAGCCCGGCGTCTTCGTCTGCTCCGGCCACCACCCTGGAACCGCCTCTGCTGGCCCCACGTTGCCGGGCTTGACCCCCAGGTGGCCTGGAGCCCTGTCCGTGGACTCCCCGAAGAAGGCCCAGGAGGCGAGTGGGCAGAGAGACGCAGGGCCAAAGGCCAGGCCACCCGCGTGGGAGCCCGCGGTGGGCAGCCCGACTGCCAAAGGTTCCCCTCCGGCCGCAGCTGACCCTCCGGCCACCACCTGCCCCCACGTCCACGCGGGGAGCCCAGCCGGGGCCAGGCTCTCGGTGGGCCCCGTGGGTGGCAAGGCCAGCACCCACGTGACCAACAGCTCTCCGACGGGGTGGTCGTCGCCGGCAGGCAGCCCTCGTTCCGCCGTGACCCTGAGTGCCCGGGACTCTCGCCCGGCCACACCACAAGGCCGGGTAACCCCCCGAGGGGCGGCCCCTCAGACCAAGCTCAGCTCAAGGCCAGCGTCTCCGGTCCCAGCGAGCGCCCCGGCCTGGACCCCATCGTCCTGCAGGACGCAGCAGGCCCGGGAGAGGTTCTTCCAGACGCCTGGAGCCGCCCCCCGCCCTGGCCCGGCTGGCGGGGCCCCAGCTGCCGCAGACGCTCCTTCCAGGGCGGGCAGCAGGGAGCAGGCGCTGAGCTTCCTCCGGAAGGCCCTCCCCGAGCTGGGGGCGGCTGGCGCTCAGGCGCCCGGCAG GCCCTCCCCCGCCACCGGCCCTGCTCCTGGTTCCCACGCCGGATCCGAAGGGCCAGCAGCAAGTCCGTCAGCCAAGCGGTTCCCGTCGGCGTCTCTGCAGGCCCTCAGCCCCGCTGCGAGGACCGCGCCGCCCCGGGCGGGCAGGAGAGGCTCGGCTGCACCCTCAGGGGCCGTTGGGGCGGGCGCCGGCTCCAGGCCGGAGCCGCAGGCCCCGCGGGCCGAGG cctcgaGTGCCAGCCCCCAGGAGGGCCAGGAGGACGGGCCGGCGGGATGGAGGGCCCGCCTGAAGCCCGTGGAGAAGAAAAGCCCCGCTgagag GGCTCTGGAGCCGAAGGAGCCTCAGGTCCTGGGAGAGCCGAGGGCGGGTGATGCACCCTGGAAGGTGTCTGGGCGCTCCGAGGGGGGTGTCTGCATCACCCTGACCCCTGTGCGAGTGGACAGGACACCAGGCCCGGCTGGGGCCAGCCTCCTAG CTGCATCTCCCTCCCCGTCCCAGTCCCGCCACAGGAAGCTGGTGGTCCCTGCCAGCCTGGACGTTTCTGGCAACTGGCTTCAGCTGGAGCCCTCGGGGAAGGAAGCCCCTGCCTGGAGccggaggaaggaggagaaagcccCTCCCCAGGGCGAACCAG GGAGGCCCTCGGGCCCGGCCGGCATCCCTGTTCCGCCTGGCGAGGCAGTGCGCTCCCCGGGCAGG CTGCACCCTGACCACGTGCCCCAGGAGGAGATCCAGCAGCAGGTGCAGGACATCGAGAGGCAGCTGGACGCCCTGGAGCTCCGGGGTGTGGAGCTGGAGAAGCGCCTGCGTGCGGCCGAGGAGG ACGCCTCGGAGGACGCCCTCATGGTGGACTGGTTCCGGCTCATCCACGAGAAGCAGCTGCTGCTGAGGCTGGAGTCCGAGCTGATGTACAA GGCCAGGGACCAGCGCCTGGAGGAACAGCAGCTGGACATCGAGGGGGAGCTGCGCCGGCTGATGGCCAAGCCGG AGGGTCTGAAGTCCCCCCAGGACCGGCAGCGAGAGCAGGACCTGCTGAACCAGTATGTGAACACCGTCAACGACCGCAGTGACATCATCGACTTCCTGGATGAGGACCGGCTCAG ggagcaggaggaggacgAGATGCTGCAGAACATGATCCGGAAGCTGG ACCTGCAGAGGGGTGGTGGGGACCAGAGGAAGAAGCCCAGGTTCCGCTTGTCCAGCCTCTGGCCCGTGAAGACTAAAAGCAGGAACCCCGAGTAG
- the MICALL2 gene encoding MICAL-like protein 2 isoform X1, which produces MAAITALQQWCRQQCEGYRDVSITNMTTSFRDGLAFCAILHRHRPDLINFDALRKENIYENNKLAFRVAEEQLGIPALLDAEDMVALKVPDRLSILTYVSQYYNYFHGRSPIGGMAGVKRPLSDASEEPSGKKAPSQPARPSPTPARGQPLSPVSTNPTVQQKAGQAAVGSGSSTCGVCGQHVHLVQRHLADGRLYHRSCFRCKQRSDTLHSGAYTATAEPGVFVCSGHHPGTASAGPTLPGLTPRWPGALSVDSPKKAQEASGQRDAGPKARPPAWEPAVGSPTAKGSPPAAADPPATTCPHVHAGSPAGARLSVGPVGGKASTHVTNSSPTGWSSPAGSPRSAVTLSARDSRPATPQGRVTPRGAAPQTKLSSRPASPVPASAPAWTPSSCRTQQARERFFQTPGAAPRPGPAGGAPAAADAPSRAGSREQALSFLRKALPELGAAGAQAPGRGPKSELQVWAGPLRPQARGGSPSASSSSWGRPRPSTLSPLSSRPPLCASVLSFSRLFSVSGPPQSRMTSSQLDFTGQEPASTPSPATGPAPGSHAGSEGPAASPSAKRFPSASLQALSPAARTAPPRAGRRGSAAPSGAVGAGAGSRPEPQAPRAEASSASPQEGQEDGPAGWRARLKPVEKKSPAERALEPKEPQVLGEPRAGDAPWKVSGRSEGGVCITLTPVRVDRTPGPAGASLLAASPSPSQSRHRKLVVPASLDVSGNWLQLEPSGKEAPAWSRRKEEKAPPQGEPGRPSGPAGIPVPPGEAVRSPGRLHPDHVPQEEIQQQVQDIERQLDALELRGVELEKRLRAAEEDASEDALMVDWFRLIHEKQLLLRLESELMYKARDQRLEEQQLDIEGELRRLMAKPEGLKSPQDRQREQDLLNQYVNTVNDRSDIIDFLDEDRLREQEEDEMLQNMIRKLGDCVAREVGAALGPGGVGPPVGVGAGTHVAGSP; this is translated from the exons AAACTTCGATGCCCTCAGGAAGGAAAACATTTACGAGAACAACAAACTG GCCTTCCGTGTGGCTGAGGAGCAGCTGGGCATCCCGGCCTTGCTGGACGCCGAGGACATGGTGGCCCTGAAGGTGCCCGACCGGCTGAGCATCCTGACCTACGTGTCCCAGTACTACAACTACTTCCACGGGCGCTCCCCCA TTGGGGGCATGGCCGGTGTGAAGAGGCCCCTGTCGGACGCCAGTGAGGAACCGTCTGGAAAGAAGGCCCCGTCCCAACCTGCCAGACCCTCGCCCACCCCAGCCCGGGGGCAGCCGCTGTCTCCGGTCAGCACAAACCCCACCGTCCAGCAGAAGGCT GGCCAGGCTGCGGTCGGCTCTGGCAGCAGCACCTGTGGCGTCTGCGGGCAGCACGTGCACCTCGTGCAGCGGCACTTGGCAGATGGGAGGCTGTACCACCGGAGCTGCTTCAG GTGTAAGCAGCGCTCCGACACGCTGCACTCGGGGGCCTACACGGCCACAGCAGAGCCCGGCGTCTTCGTCTGCTCCGGCCACCACCCTGGAACCGCCTCTGCTGGCCCCACGTTGCCGGGCTTGACCCCCAGGTGGCCTGGAGCCCTGTCCGTGGACTCCCCGAAGAAGGCCCAGGAGGCGAGTGGGCAGAGAGACGCAGGGCCAAAGGCCAGGCCACCCGCGTGGGAGCCCGCGGTGGGCAGCCCGACTGCCAAAGGTTCCCCTCCGGCCGCAGCTGACCCTCCGGCCACCACCTGCCCCCACGTCCACGCGGGGAGCCCAGCCGGGGCCAGGCTCTCGGTGGGCCCCGTGGGTGGCAAGGCCAGCACCCACGTGACCAACAGCTCTCCGACGGGGTGGTCGTCGCCGGCAGGCAGCCCTCGTTCCGCCGTGACCCTGAGTGCCCGGGACTCTCGCCCGGCCACACCACAAGGCCGGGTAACCCCCCGAGGGGCGGCCCCTCAGACCAAGCTCAGCTCAAGGCCAGCGTCTCCGGTCCCAGCGAGCGCCCCGGCCTGGACCCCATCGTCCTGCAGGACGCAGCAGGCCCGGGAGAGGTTCTTCCAGACGCCTGGAGCCGCCCCCCGCCCTGGCCCGGCTGGCGGGGCCCCAGCTGCCGCAGACGCTCCTTCCAGGGCGGGCAGCAGGGAGCAGGCGCTGAGCTTCCTCCGGAAGGCCCTCCCCGAGCTGGGGGCGGCTGGCGCTCAGGCGCCCGGCAG AGGCCCAAAGTCGGAACTCCAGGTTTGGGCAGGGCCGCTCCGTCCGCAGGCTCGCGGGGGCTCCCcttctgcctcttccagctcctgggggcGCCCGCGGCCCTCGACTCTGTCTCCTCTGTCTTCACGGCCTCCTCTCTGTGCGTCTGTCCTCTCCTTTTCGCGCTTGTTTTCGGTGTCGGGGCCCCCCCAGTCCAGGATGACCTCGTCCCAACTTGATTTTACCGGCCAGGAGCCTGCTTCCAC GCCCTCCCCCGCCACCGGCCCTGCTCCTGGTTCCCACGCCGGATCCGAAGGGCCAGCAGCAAGTCCGTCAGCCAAGCGGTTCCCGTCGGCGTCTCTGCAGGCCCTCAGCCCCGCTGCGAGGACCGCGCCGCCCCGGGCGGGCAGGAGAGGCTCGGCTGCACCCTCAGGGGCCGTTGGGGCGGGCGCCGGCTCCAGGCCGGAGCCGCAGGCCCCGCGGGCCGAGG cctcgaGTGCCAGCCCCCAGGAGGGCCAGGAGGACGGGCCGGCGGGATGGAGGGCCCGCCTGAAGCCCGTGGAGAAGAAAAGCCCCGCTgagag GGCTCTGGAGCCGAAGGAGCCTCAGGTCCTGGGAGAGCCGAGGGCGGGTGATGCACCCTGGAAGGTGTCTGGGCGCTCCGAGGGGGGTGTCTGCATCACCCTGACCCCTGTGCGAGTGGACAGGACACCAGGCCCGGCTGGGGCCAGCCTCCTAG CTGCATCTCCCTCCCCGTCCCAGTCCCGCCACAGGAAGCTGGTGGTCCCTGCCAGCCTGGACGTTTCTGGCAACTGGCTTCAGCTGGAGCCCTCGGGGAAGGAAGCCCCTGCCTGGAGccggaggaaggaggagaaagcccCTCCCCAGGGCGAACCAG GGAGGCCCTCGGGCCCGGCCGGCATCCCTGTTCCGCCTGGCGAGGCAGTGCGCTCCCCGGGCAGG CTGCACCCTGACCACGTGCCCCAGGAGGAGATCCAGCAGCAGGTGCAGGACATCGAGAGGCAGCTGGACGCCCTGGAGCTCCGGGGTGTGGAGCTGGAGAAGCGCCTGCGTGCGGCCGAGGAGG ACGCCTCGGAGGACGCCCTCATGGTGGACTGGTTCCGGCTCATCCACGAGAAGCAGCTGCTGCTGAGGCTGGAGTCCGAGCTGATGTACAA GGCCAGGGACCAGCGCCTGGAGGAACAGCAGCTGGACATCGAGGGGGAGCTGCGCCGGCTGATGGCCAAGCCGG AGGGTCTGAAGTCCCCCCAGGACCGGCAGCGAGAGCAGGACCTGCTGAACCAGTATGTGAACACCGTCAACGACCGCAGTGACATCATCGACTTCCTGGATGAGGACCGGCTCAG ggagcaggaggaggacgAGATGCTGCAGAACATGATCCGGAAGCTGGGTGACTGCGTGGCGCGGGAGGTCGGGGCTGCGCTGGGCCCAGGGGGAGTTGGGCCTCCCGTAGGAGTGGGTGCTGGGACCCACGTGGCAGGCTCACCTTAA